In Paenibacillus sp. G2S3, a single window of DNA contains:
- a CDS encoding aldehyde dehydrogenase encodes MTPHTTAGIQVMLDEHKDFFNRGVTKEIAFRLSQLQKLKDSIKRYESRIITALQQDLGKSEFEAYATEIGFTLDSLGYMMKHLKRWAKPVKVRSPLHLFPAKSYILSEPYGTVLIIGPFNYPFQLLIEPLIGAIAAGNCALLKPSESTPSITAVIEQLIQETFEPEYIRVVQGEKETTNLLIHAKFDYIFFTGSVPVGKIVMEAAAKNLVPVTLELGGKSPVIVDKSANLEIAAKRIVWGKLLNAGQTCIAPDYLLVQKDIANELIAKIKHQITQSYGQDAQPNADYGRIVNERQLQRLANLIERDREKVAMGGTVISEERYIEPTLIYPAAWTDASMEDEIFGPILPILEYHQLDDAIRSINEHPKPLALYLFTEDKHVEQEVLSRVSFGGGCINDTISHVANASLPFGGVGNSGIGGYHGKHSFEVFSHRKSIVKRGTRIDLGIVYPPYGNKIKLVRKVLK; translated from the coding sequence ATGACACCACATACAACGGCTGGCATTCAAGTCATGCTTGATGAACATAAGGATTTTTTTAATCGTGGCGTAACTAAAGAGATTGCTTTTAGACTTAGTCAGCTACAGAAACTTAAAGACAGTATTAAACGATACGAGAGTCGTATTATTACTGCCTTACAACAGGATTTAGGAAAAAGTGAGTTCGAGGCTTATGCCACAGAAATCGGCTTCACCTTGGACAGCCTCGGTTACATGATGAAGCATCTCAAACGTTGGGCGAAGCCCGTAAAGGTTAGATCACCACTGCATTTATTTCCTGCAAAGAGTTATATCTTAAGTGAGCCTTACGGTACCGTGCTCATTATAGGTCCTTTTAATTATCCTTTTCAGTTGCTGATCGAACCGCTTATAGGCGCCATTGCCGCTGGAAACTGCGCTCTCCTCAAGCCATCGGAGAGCACACCATCCATCACGGCTGTTATAGAGCAGCTCATTCAGGAGACCTTCGAACCCGAGTATATTCGCGTAGTTCAAGGGGAGAAAGAGACCACCAATCTGCTGATCCATGCCAAGTTTGATTATATCTTCTTTACGGGCAGTGTTCCGGTCGGCAAAATTGTGATGGAAGCCGCTGCGAAGAATCTAGTGCCTGTTACCCTGGAGCTTGGCGGGAAAAGTCCGGTCATTGTCGATAAATCAGCCAATCTAGAGATTGCAGCGAAACGAATCGTATGGGGCAAATTATTAAATGCGGGTCAAACCTGTATCGCGCCAGATTATTTACTTGTGCAAAAGGATATTGCTAATGAATTAATTGCCAAAATCAAACATCAGATCACTCAATCCTACGGTCAAGATGCGCAGCCGAACGCAGATTATGGCCGGATCGTGAATGAGCGCCAGCTGCAAAGACTTGCCAACCTCATTGAACGGGATCGGGAAAAGGTGGCTATGGGTGGAACCGTGATTTCAGAAGAACGTTATATTGAACCTACACTAATCTATCCTGCGGCTTGGACTGACGCTTCTATGGAAGATGAGATCTTCGGTCCGATCCTACCCATATTGGAATATCATCAATTGGATGATGCGATCCGGAGTATTAACGAGCATCCAAAACCACTTGCGCTTTATTTGTTCACAGAGGATAAACATGTTGAACAAGAGGTGCTTTCCCGAGTCTCATTCGGAGGTGGCTGCATCAATGATACGATCTCACATGTGGCGAATGCTAGCTTGCCGTTTGGTGGGGTAGGCAACTCTGGAATTGGCGGTTATCATGGGAAGCACAGCTTTGAAGTCTTTTCCCATCGCAAAAGCATCGTCAAGAGAGGCACAAGAATCGACCTCGGAATTGTGTACCCACCCTATGGGAATAAGATTAAGCTGGTGCGTAAAGTATTGAAATAG